One segment of Anguilla anguilla isolate fAngAng1 chromosome 1, fAngAng1.pri, whole genome shotgun sequence DNA contains the following:
- the marc1 gene encoding mitochondrial amidoxime-reducing component 1 isoform X1, with product MDLKVTVKNAFNETSKTLIYATGVVLTALALGFGYIYWQKPKKVTRVGVVSQLVIYPMKSGKGISVNTAECPKIGLKFGELKDRHWLVITEDGRQVTGRQEPRLVLVTLVSEGGELCLNGPSMEELRIPLKHPDNPVVTCRVFSDDIQGRDCGDQASLWLTRYLDSGKTFRLVQYESQMSPRRPVEKVPLFSPNEKVVYPDLAPVNLLSEASVADLNTRLERAVTVAQFRPNIVVSGCDAYAEDSWDLIQIGNVQLQRVMSCSRCIFTTVDPDTGVIDRKQPLETLKSYRLCDPSEKELYKSSPLFGQYYSVKRSGIVQVGDPVYIMSF from the exons ATGGATCTGAAAGTCACggtgaaaaatgcatttaacgAAACCAGCAAAACCCTTATATATGCTACGGGAGTCGTTCTGACTGCACTTGCATTGGGATTTGGATATATATATTGGCAAAAACCGAAAAAGGTTACTCGTGTAGGAGTTGTGTCGCAACTTGTTATCTACCCAATGAAATCTGGGAAAGGTATAAGTGTGAACACGGCTGAATGTCCAAAAATTGGTTTGAAATTCGGCGAACTAAAGGACAG ACACTGGCTTGTCATCACAGAAGACGGGAGACAGGTAACGGGCCGACAGGAACCGCGCCTGGTGCTGGTGACACTggtgagtgaggggggagagctGTGTCTCAATGGTCCTTCCATGGAGGAACTGAGGATCCCCCTCAAACACCCAGACAACCCTGTGGTCACCTGCAG GGTGTTTAGTGATGATATTCAGGGCAGAGACTGTGGGGACCAGGCCTCTCTCTGGCTCACCCGCTACCTGGACTCTGGCAAGACTTTCCGCCTCGTGCAGTATGAGTCACAGATGAGCCCCAGGAGGCCAGTGGAGAAAGTGCCCCTCTTCTCTCCCAATGAGAAG GTGGTGTACCCTGACCTTGCTCCGGTCAATCTGCTGTCCGAGGCCTCGGTGGCTGACCTGAACACGAGACTGGAACGTGCTGTGACCGTggcccagttcagacccaatATTGTTGTGAGCGGCTGCGATGCCTATGCAGAG GACTCCTGGGACCTGATCCAAATTGGCAATGTGCAGCTCCAACGAGTGATGTCCTGTAGCAG GTGTATTTTCACTACTGTGGATCCGGACACAGGGGTTATAGACAGGAAACAGCCTCTGGAGACTCTCAAGAG TTACCGTCTGTGCGACCCATCAGAGAAGGAACTCTATAAATCCTCCCCGCTGTTTGGACAGTACTACAGTGTCAAGAGGAGCGGAATTGTTCAGGTCGGCGATCCTGTGTACATAATGAGCTTCTGA
- the hhipl2 gene encoding HHIP-like protein 2: MTTELDQAHDPSATCVKCPHSDDKIGAKSSSELIVWHRCGRLLIIIFLFTFVKDAAPHPQCLDFQPPFKPPYHLEFCKDYEKFGCCDQTTDNIIAERYWDVMEFYDIREYELCGELVKEILCQECSPYAAHLFDAEDPYTPVRVLPGLCSDYCAEFHRKCGSVVKHLTDDPGLRDACEKDRTKFCHLLNLADQDYCYPNVLRSSLLNRNLGHVVEDRKGCLQLCLTEVANGLRNPVLLLHPGDDTSRMFVAEQLGFVWVYLADGSRLEEPFLDLSGEVLTTPWHGDERGFLGMAFHPHYRDNGRFFVYYSVLVGQKVEKIRISELRVSMHDMNKADPQPERVIFEIEEPAANHNGGQLLFGLDGYLYIFTGDGGRAGDPFGKFGNAQNKSALLGKVLRIDVNGDSSDGKPYRIPEDNPFLSDAGVRPEVYAYGLRNPWRCSVDRGDPVSQHGRGRIFCGDVGQNRYEEIDIIERGGNYGWRAKEGFECFDVKLCYNSSLRDILPIFAYDHHVGKSVTGGYVYRGCESPNLNGLYLFGDFMNGRLMALQEDRGSGRWSERSVCMGTTATCSFPGLINHHHKFIISFAEDQAGELYFLATSYPGSESPFGTIYKFVDPSRRAPPGKCRIKTLPVKVKGKRVPFVARERTVLELNEKPTRPPFKKFKFTTKLPATSFPTMTKASPVALPTETDVRGTIPWKPTQQPIRQEEDLKTKSCPKSPTAKFHKKKVKGGKVKKNGQKGRNCVKKTTPRKGIHVNKTSALRGVSVHASTPFRGLSINKTTHMEGHTMNKTTALEGVSANKTTPRKGISVNKTTSLKVDSMHNSTSLKVVTVNKTTPMDGNGMNEILEGVSMNKTTPMEGVGVNMTLSGVTTNKQDRRLEAKGMIRGRNSPHSATREGRWRRDGGRRGAGRM; encoded by the exons ATGACGACCGAATTGGACCAAGCGCACGATCCTAGCGCTACCTGCGTGAAGTGCCCCCACTCTGATGACAAAATAGGGGCCAAATCATCCAGTGAGCTCATCGTTTGGCACCGATGTGGGCGCCTGCTTATTATAATCTTCTTATTCACCTTTGTGAAAGATGCTGCACCTCATCCGCAGTGTTTGGACTTCCAACCCCCATTTAAACCTCCCTACCACCTGGAATTCTGTAAGGACTACGAGAAATTTGGCTGCTGCGATCAGACTACGGACAACATAATCGCTGAGAGGTACTGGGACGTCATGGAATTTTATGACATTCGGGAATACGAACTCTGTGGTGAGCTCGTCAAAGAGATTTTGTGCCAG GAATGCTCTCCTTATGCAGCTCATCTGTTTGACGCAGAGGACCCATACACCCCAGTGAGAGTCCTCCCTGGCCTCTGCTCTGACTACTGCGCAGAGTTCCACAGGAAGTGCGGCTCGGTGGTGAAGCACCTGACTGACGACCCAGGTCTGCGGGATGCCTGTGAGAAGGACCGCACCAAGTTCTGCCACTTGCTCAACCTGGCCGACCAGGACTACTGCTACCCCAACGTCCTCCGGAGCTCCCTGCTCAACCGCAACCTGGGCCACGTGGTAGAGGACCGCAAGGGCTGCCTGCAGCTGTGCCTGACGGAGGTGGCCAATGGCCTGCGAAATCCGGTGCTACTCCTTCACCCCGGGGACGACACCAGCCGAATGTTCGTGGCCGAGCAGTTGGGCTTCGTCTGGGTGTACCTGGCAGATGGGAGCCGGCTGGAAGAGCCCTTCCTGGACCTGAGTGGAGAGGTGTTGACCACTCCCTGGCATGGGGATGAGAGGGGCTTCCTGGGGATGGCCTTCCACCCGCACTACCGCGACAATGGCCGCTTCTTCGTGTACTACTCTGTGCTGGTAGGGCAGAAGGTGGAGAAAATCCGGATCAGTGAATTGAGGGTTTCCATGCATGACATGAACAAGGCCGATCCACAGCCAGAGAG ggtcatttttgaaattgaagagccagcagccaatcacaatggAGGCCAGCTTCTGTTTGGTTTAGACGGCTACCTTTACATCTTTACTGGGGATGGCGGAAGGGCTGGGGACCCCTTTGGGAAGTTTGGAAATGCACAAAACAA GAGCGCTCTCCTAGGGAAGGTCCTGCGCATTGATGTAAATGGAGACAGCAGCGATGGAAAGCCTTACCGAATCCCTGAGGACAACCCGTTCCTCTCGGATGCTGGCGTGAGGCCGGAGGTGTATGCCTATGGGCTGAGAAACCCGTGGCGCTGCTCAGTCGACCGGGGAGACCCAGTCAGCCAGCATGGCCGAGGGAGGATCTTCTGCGGGGATGTGGGTCAGAACCGGTATGAGGAGATTGATATCATTGAGCGAGGAGGAAACTACGGTTGGAGAGCCAAGGAAGGGTTCGAGTGTTTCGACGTCAAGTTGTGCTACAACTCCTCGCTGA GAGACATTCTTCCCATTTTTGCATATGACCATCACGTGGGGAAGTCAGTGACCGGTGGCTATGTTTATAGAGGATGTGAATCGCCCAATCTGAACGGCCTATACCTATTTGGAGACTTTATGAATGG TCGGCTCATGGCCTTGCAGGAGGACAGGGGATCAGGGAGATGGagtgagaggagtgtgtgtatgggaacCACTGCCACCTGCTCCTTCCCTGGACTCATCAACCACCACCACAAATTCATCATCTCCTTCGCCGAAGACCAAGCAG GAGAACTGTACTTTTTGGCTACTTCATACCCTGGTTCAGAGTCTCCTTTTGGAACCATCTACAAATTTGTGGACCCGTCCAG GAGAGCTCCGCCAGGGAAGTGCAGGATAAAAACGCTTCCAGTGAAGGTGAAGGGGAAACGGGTCCCGTTTGTGGCCCGAGAAC GGACTGTGTTAGAGTTGAATGAAAAACCTACAAGGCCTCcattcaaaaaatttaaatttaccACTAAACTACCAGCAACAAGTTTTCCCACAATGACCAAGGCCTCACCCGTGGCCTTGCCCACAGAAACAGATGTACGAGGAACTATACCATGGAAACCAACACAGCAGCCCATCAGACAGGAGGAAGATTTAAAAACCAAGTCCTGCCCCAAGTCTCCAACTGCAAAATTTCATAAGAAAAAAGTGAAGGGAGGAAAGGTGAAGAAGAACGGACAAAAGGGAAGGAATTGTGTGAAGAAGACCACCCCCAGGAAAGGAATCCATGTGAACAAGACCAGTGCCTTGAGAGGAGTTAGTGTGCATGCGTCCACTCCCTTTAGAGGACTTAGTATTAACAAGACCACCCACATGGAAGGACATACTATGAACAAGACCACTGCATTGGAAGGAGTGAGTGCGAACAAGACAACCCCCAGGAAAGGAATCAGTGTGAACAAGACTACTTCCTTGAAGGTAGATAGCATGCACAACTCCACTTCCTTGAAGGTAGTTACAGTGAACAAGACCACCCCCATGGATGGAAATGGTATGAATGAGATCTTGGAAGGAGTTAGTATGAACAAGACCACTCCCATGGAAGGGGTTGGTGTGAACATGACCTTGAGTGGAGTCACAACAAACAAGCAGGACAGAAGACTAGAAGCTAAAGGAATGATCAGGGGCAGAAACAGCCCACACAGTGCAACACGGgaggggagatggaggagggACGGGGGGCGACGTGGGGCTGGGAGAATGTGA
- the nenf gene encoding neudesin, producing the protein MTVLKVYVTLVLVYALDCSADDAKLKYKSAVKPVRLFTDEELSKYNGHQEGLPIYMAVKGVVFDVTKGKEFYGKGAPYNALVGKDSTRAVAKMSLDPEDLTHDTTGLTEEQLESLESVFSGTYKTKYPIVGYTARRILNPDGSPNEDFQPDDQPQFSTRDEF; encoded by the exons ATGACAGTGCTGAAAGTTTATGTCACTTTAGTTCTTGTCTACGCTTTGGATTGCTCAGCAGACGATGCTAAATTGAAATACAAATCCGCTGTTAAACCAGTTCGATTGTTCACCGACGAAGAATTATCAAAATACAATGGACATCAG GAAGGATTGCCCATTTACATGGCAGTGAAAGGAGTGGTGTTTGATGTCACAAAGGGGAAAG AGTTCTATGGGAAAGGCGCCCCCTACAATGCATTGGTGGGGAAAGACAGCACAAGAGCCGTTGCCAAAATGTCTCTGGATCCTGAAGACCTAACGCATGACACT ACGGGGCTAACAGAGGAGCAACTTGAGTCACTTGAGAGTGTGTTCAGTGGAACTTACAAAACCAAGTACCCAATTGTAGGATACACAGCCAGACGCATCCTTAACCCAGATGGGAGTCCGAACGAGGATTTCCAGCCGGATGACCAGCCCCAGTTCAGCACCAGAGATGAATTCTGA
- the marc1 gene encoding mitochondrial amidoxime-reducing component 1 isoform X2, giving the protein MYLCGELQSASRIKEETVTSVVACFRNRHWLVITEDGRQVTGRQEPRLVLVTLVSEGGELCLNGPSMEELRIPLKHPDNPVVTCRVFSDDIQGRDCGDQASLWLTRYLDSGKTFRLVQYESQMSPRRPVEKVPLFSPNEKVVYPDLAPVNLLSEASVADLNTRLERAVTVAQFRPNIVVSGCDAYAEDSWDLIQIGNVQLQRVMSCSRCIFTTVDPDTGVIDRKQPLETLKSYRLCDPSEKELYKSSPLFGQYYSVKRSGIVQVGDPVYIMSF; this is encoded by the exons atgTACCTTTGCGGTGAATTACAGTCCGCGAGTCGAATAAAAGAAGAG ACAGTGACTTCAGTGGTTGCATGTTTTCGCAACAGACACTGGCTTGTCATCACAGAAGACGGGAGACAGGTAACGGGCCGACAGGAACCGCGCCTGGTGCTGGTGACACTggtgagtgaggggggagagctGTGTCTCAATGGTCCTTCCATGGAGGAACTGAGGATCCCCCTCAAACACCCAGACAACCCTGTGGTCACCTGCAG GGTGTTTAGTGATGATATTCAGGGCAGAGACTGTGGGGACCAGGCCTCTCTCTGGCTCACCCGCTACCTGGACTCTGGCAAGACTTTCCGCCTCGTGCAGTATGAGTCACAGATGAGCCCCAGGAGGCCAGTGGAGAAAGTGCCCCTCTTCTCTCCCAATGAGAAG GTGGTGTACCCTGACCTTGCTCCGGTCAATCTGCTGTCCGAGGCCTCGGTGGCTGACCTGAACACGAGACTGGAACGTGCTGTGACCGTggcccagttcagacccaatATTGTTGTGAGCGGCTGCGATGCCTATGCAGAG GACTCCTGGGACCTGATCCAAATTGGCAATGTGCAGCTCCAACGAGTGATGTCCTGTAGCAG GTGTATTTTCACTACTGTGGATCCGGACACAGGGGTTATAGACAGGAAACAGCCTCTGGAGACTCTCAAGAG TTACCGTCTGTGCGACCCATCAGAGAAGGAACTCTATAAATCCTCCCCGCTGTTTGGACAGTACTACAGTGTCAAGAGGAGCGGAATTGTTCAGGTCGGCGATCCTGTGTACATAATGAGCTTCTGA
- the ezra gene encoding ezrin a: protein MPKPINVRVTTMDAELEFAIQPSTTGKQLFDQVLRTAGLREVWYFGLQYTDSKGYLTWLRNEKKVVAQEVKKENPLQFKFRAKFFPEDVSEELIQEVTQRLFFLQVKESILGDEIYCPPETAVLLASYSVQAKFGDYNKDANQAGYLSSERLLPQRVLEQHKLSKEQWEERIQIWHTEHRATPKNDAMLEYLKIAQDLEMYGVNYFDIKNKKGSDLWLGVDALGLNIYEKDDRLTPKIGFPWSEIRNVSFSDKKFVIKPMDKKAPDFVFYAPRLRVNKRILALCMGNHDLYMRRRKPDTIEVQQMKAQAREEKHQKQMERALLDSEKKKREAMEREKDQMEREKQELMMKLYQFEEQSKKAERALQEQIDRALQLEQERRRVEEEAARLEAERYAALKAKEELERQAEDQVKSQEQLAADLEEYTSRIAMLEEAKRAKEEEAERWQCRAQEVQDDLLKTKEELIMVQTAPPPPPVAPLVEEHVDEIEQDDSEENSSSYSADLQNEGIDDHRNEEERLTEAEKNERVQKQLMALSSELAQARDDSKTTQNDVLHTENVRAGRDKYKTLRQIRMGNTKQRIDEFEAL from the exons ATGCCAAAACCT ATTAATGTCCGCGTCACCACGATGGACGCAGAGCTGGAGTTCGCCATCCAGCCGAGCACTACTGGGAAACAGCTCTTTGACCAG GTGTTGAGGACTGCAGGACTCCGGGAGGTGTGGTACTTTGGCCTGCAGTACACAGACAGCAAAGGATACCTCACCTggctgagaaatgagaaaaag GTGGTCGCCCAGGAGGTCAAGAAGGAGAACCCACTCCAGTTTAAGTTTCGGGCAAAGTTCTTCCCAGAGGATGTCTCAGAGGAGCTGATCCAGGAGGTCACCCAGCGCCTCTTCTTCTTACAAGTGAAGgagagcattctgggagatgAAATCTACTGCCCTCCAGAGACGGCCGTGCTGCTCGCCTCCTACTCTGTCCAAGCTAAGTTCGGAGACTACAACAAGGACGCCAATCAGGCTGGCTACCTGAGCTCTGAGCGCCTGCTGCCTCAACG TGTTCTGGAGCAGCACAAACTTTCCAAGGAGCAGTGGGAAGAGCGGATTCAAATATGGCATACGGAACACCGTGCTACACCCAA GAATGATGCTATGTTGGAGTACCTGAAAATCGCTCAGGACCTGGAGATGTATGGAGTCAACTACTTTGACATCAAAAACAAGAAGGGATCCGATCTATGGCTGGGAGTGGATGCCCTGGGGCTCAACATCTATGAGAAGGATGACAG GCTGACTCCAAAGATTGGATTTCCTTGGAGTGAGATCAGGAATGTCTCGTTTAGTGACAAGAAGTTTGTGATTAAACCCATGGACAAGAAGGCACCA gacttTGTGTTCTACGCCCCTCGCCTGCGCGTTAACAAGCGCATCCTGGCGCTGTGTATGGGGAACCACGACCTGTACATGCGCCGCCGCAAGCCCGACACCATCGAGGTCCAGCAGATGAAGGCCCAGGCCCGTGAGGAGAAGCACCAGAAGCAGATGGAGAG AGCCCTGCTCGAcagtgagaagaagaagagagaagccatggaaagggagaaggaccaaatggagagagagaagcaggagcTGATGATGAAGCTGTACCAGTTTGAGGAGCAGTCAAAGAAGGCGGAGAGAG CCCTGCAGGAGCAGATAGACAGGgccctgcagctggagcaggagcgaaggagggtggaggaggaggcagcCAGGCTGGAGGCAGAGCGCTACGCCGCTCTGAAGGCTAAAGAGGAACTGGAGAGGCAGGCTGAGGACCAGGTCAAGAGTCAGGAGCAGCTG GCTGCGGATCTTGAGGAGTACACCTCCAGGATTGCAATGCTGGAGGAGGCCAAGAGAgccaaggaggaggaggcagagaggtggcaGTGTAGG GCTCAGGAGGTGCAGGATGACCTACTGAAGACCAAAGAGGAGCTGATCATGGTGCAAACAGCCCCGCCACCGCCTCCTGTTGCCCCCCTGGTCGAAGAGCACGTGGACGAGATCGAGCAGGACGACAGCGAGGAGAACAGCAGTTCCTACAGCGCCGACTTGCAGAACGAGGGCATCGACGACCACCGCAATGAGGAGGAGCGCCTGACCGAGGCCGAGAAGAACGAGCGTGTGCAGAAACAGCTAATG GCACTGAGCTCGGAGCTGGCCCAAGCCCGCGATGACAGCAAGACGACCCAGAACGACGTgctccacacagaaaatgtGCGCGCTGGCCGGGACAAGTACAAGACTCTGCGGCAGATCCGTATGGGCAACACAAAGCAGAGGATCGACGAGTTTGAAGCCTTATAA